A stretch of Caenibius tardaugens NBRC 16725 DNA encodes these proteins:
- a CDS encoding transporter produces MTGLRITRSTAAIPLCVAMFTLLSEPVAAQDATSPVDGTGKNVATEVSQLRAKVTELEQQRAEAIERVDDLLARVEMLEMRLEAVPITEGEALAMRGRYSAPTTRAVPADPAFSYWQGETPQQGLQGSSGAPGREETDDRKAPAPTEAVVEVAQQRQGRFGDRVGLELGLDYSHFDNARINLNGFLALDAIFLGTISIDQVTADIFSVTPALRVGVTDRLIVSAEMPYLYRISNFRSGGAGGNASGLVEKTVRYDGFGDMTAGASYRLFRETAGRPDLVINARVKAPTGKHPFGVELIEVEGSQGNLSVPSRLSTGSGVWGMSIGLSALKTIDPLVVFGSLTYFRNFQKGFKDIDEAEGMQPGRVDIGDAFQVGAGVAFALNEKSSISLSYNQRLVQRTRIRRVGEDWRNIIGSQANVGFVNIGATFSLGRHLSLISTVGVGLTEDSPDLAVSVRLPYRF; encoded by the coding sequence ATGACCGGACTCAGGATCACCAGATCGACCGCTGCAATCCCGCTATGCGTTGCCATGTTCACCTTGTTAAGCGAACCCGTGGCGGCGCAGGACGCAACCAGCCCGGTGGACGGAACCGGCAAGAACGTCGCGACCGAAGTGTCGCAACTGCGGGCCAAAGTCACCGAACTGGAACAACAGCGGGCCGAAGCCATCGAACGCGTGGACGATTTGCTGGCGCGTGTGGAAATGCTCGAAATGCGCCTGGAAGCCGTACCGATTACCGAAGGGGAAGCACTGGCCATGCGGGGCCGATATTCGGCACCCACAACCCGCGCCGTCCCGGCTGATCCGGCCTTTTCCTACTGGCAAGGGGAAACCCCGCAGCAGGGGCTGCAAGGATCCAGTGGCGCTCCGGGCCGCGAGGAGACAGATGATCGCAAAGCGCCTGCCCCGACCGAAGCCGTGGTGGAAGTGGCGCAGCAACGGCAAGGCCGGTTCGGCGATCGTGTCGGGCTGGAACTGGGCCTCGATTACAGCCATTTCGATAACGCCCGGATCAATCTGAACGGGTTTCTCGCGCTGGATGCGATTTTCCTCGGCACCATCAGCATCGATCAGGTCACGGCCGATATTTTCTCGGTCACGCCAGCCCTGCGCGTGGGGGTGACGGACCGTCTGATCGTCAGCGCGGAAATGCCCTATCTCTACCGGATATCCAATTTCCGCTCGGGCGGTGCGGGCGGCAATGCCAGCGGACTGGTGGAGAAGACAGTACGTTATGACGGCTTTGGCGATATGACGGCGGGGGCCAGCTATCGCCTGTTCCGCGAAACCGCAGGCAGGCCGGATCTGGTGATCAATGCCCGGGTCAAGGCACCCACTGGCAAACATCCGTTCGGTGTCGAACTGATCGAAGTCGAAGGCAGCCAGGGCAACCTGTCCGTCCCGAGCCGCCTATCTACCGGATCGGGCGTCTGGGGCATGTCGATCGGCCTGTCCGCCCTCAAGACGATCGATCCGCTGGTCGTATTCGGCAGCCTGACCTATTTCCGGAATTTCCAGAAAGGCTTCAAGGATATTGACGAAGCTGAGGGCATGCAGCCCGGACGCGTCGATATCGGCGACGCATTTCAGGTGGGCGCGGGTGTGGCCTTTGCCCTGAACGAGAAATCCAGCATCAGCCTGTCCTATAATCAGAGGCTGGTGCAGCGGACCCGCATTCGCCGGGTGGGCGAGGACTGGCGCAATATTATCGGCAGCCAGGCCAATGTCGGCTTTGTGAACATCGGCGCGACCTTCTCTCTCGGCCGCCACCTGTCGTTGATCTCGACCGTGGGTGTCGGCCTGACCGAAGATAGCCCCGACCTGGCTGTCAGCGTGCGCTTGCCTTATCGCTTCTAG
- a CDS encoding TetR/AcrR family transcriptional regulator, with amino-acid sequence MSAQTETRKSGKTVRGRSVAADKRDGSGGEAIGGRERVLQAAVRILEVSGIRGLSLRAAAEAAGVTLPTVQHHFASLGDLLNQACEQILLRAAASLEMPDEDGVQSAVRRHDDHVAARLGAALGHRLGVFYGQTVGELTAAAHLARHGSGRAAARGWVASRLLAVRRLAGAHYDRRFLAEVSLGLELLSLGCAKMPNIALVNQEVMEKAVAYKRGLVADDLAEVPFWFGRENAELAPILAQEKPPAPSRPGRPSNMPKPLYAAAVALFAEGGLTAMTYRALAAKAKTSVSVVSYHIPTSAQIFYGAYRLIHSRQAWPGRTLANEEEPTLSVALADIAGVRAHLLSFQALSAGATEPEFQFHAWSIRMMRGGHFWRNPPASLHLHPDDFRRHLFSIWLLGAGFLAEASRDPERAAAFLRLRVPTIRERLGVAAVAEFHIAA; translated from the coding sequence ATGTCTGCGCAAACCGAAACCAGAAAATCCGGCAAAACAGTTCGCGGCAGATCGGTTGCTGCTGACAAGCGGGATGGATCGGGTGGGGAAGCCATTGGTGGGCGCGAACGGGTCCTGCAGGCGGCGGTGCGCATTCTTGAGGTTTCCGGCATTCGCGGCCTGTCCCTGCGTGCTGCGGCGGAGGCGGCGGGTGTGACCCTGCCGACGGTACAGCACCATTTCGCCTCGCTTGGCGACCTGCTGAATCAGGCGTGCGAACAGATCCTGCTGCGCGCGGCGGCATCGTTGGAGATGCCGGATGAGGATGGCGTGCAGTCTGCTGTCAGGCGTCATGACGATCACGTAGCGGCACGTCTGGGCGCCGCACTGGGGCACCGTCTGGGGGTGTTCTACGGACAAACGGTGGGGGAGCTTACGGCCGCTGCCCATCTGGCGAGGCACGGCAGTGGGCGCGCGGCAGCGCGCGGTTGGGTTGCCTCGCGGTTGCTGGCGGTGCGCAGGCTTGCGGGCGCGCATTATGACAGGCGCTTTCTGGCAGAAGTGTCCCTTGGGCTGGAACTTTTATCCCTTGGCTGTGCGAAGATGCCGAATATCGCGTTGGTCAATCAGGAGGTGATGGAAAAGGCCGTCGCCTATAAACGCGGTTTGGTCGCAGATGATCTGGCCGAGGTGCCGTTCTGGTTCGGTCGCGAAAATGCGGAACTGGCGCCCATTCTGGCGCAGGAGAAGCCGCCTGCGCCAAGCCGCCCGGGACGTCCGTCGAATATGCCGAAGCCGCTCTATGCGGCAGCCGTTGCCCTGTTTGCGGAAGGCGGGCTGACCGCCATGACCTATCGTGCCTTGGCGGCCAAGGCCAAGACATCGGTATCCGTGGTGTCCTATCATATCCCGACGAGCGCCCAGATCTTTTACGGTGCCTATCGCCTGATACACAGCCGGCAGGCGTGGCCGGGGCGTACACTGGCAAACGAGGAAGAGCCGACGCTGTCTGTCGCGCTGGCGGATATCGCGGGTGTGCGGGCGCATCTGTTGTCCTTTCAGGCCCTGAGCGCGGGGGCGACAGAGCCGGAGTTTCAGTTTCACGCCTGGTCTATCCGCATGATGAGAGGCGGGCATTTCTGGCGCAATCCGCCAGCCAGTCTTCATCTCCACCCGGATGATTTCAGGCGGCATCTTTTCTCCATCTGGCTCCTTGGGGCGGGGTTCCTGGCTGAGGCCAGCCGCGATCCGGAGCGGGCGGCGGCGTTTCTGCGTCTGCGTGTGCCGACAATACGGGAGCGTCTGGGCGTGGCTGCGGTGGCGGAATTCCATATCGCCGCATGA
- a CDS encoding TonB-dependent receptor gives MLTGKHIWASLLISPAIFVFSSPSHAQNAEDSTGKLQDIVVTARRTSELLQNTPVSVTAVQGQTLDRLNIMDVQAVPQLVPNITLSKVTASPSTAAIFIRGIGNTESSLVSEQGVGIYLNGIYIARSATAIFDLIDVDRIEVMRGPQGTLFGRNSVGGAIQLVSKVPSQDMHGEVKVGYGTNNDWFSRARLETGEFGPFRAAITYMHHQRDGYVNNHLTKKSRDPGFLNSDSLFASLHGDFGKLTADYSFDYDNRRGQGSLAQIVASTADFYNYFSQSEALGGAPFLFGPGRRSEGLQEGDIDRKGRYRTDTRATIQGHALTLALEVSPALTLKSITGYRRFRQDQVVNVSGNALLKGIVYDPVTDTASIQPVTPYNNTAEGHHRQFSQELQALGQIGDLSYVLGAYYFHEKAREALYQKLTFVLPGGGAGVNLNPVQAYGGTTRSTAAFGQVSWKPSALDERLEVTGGLRYTSDRKTILLTGDVPDLTGRKSFHNLSWLVSASYKFTPDVLGYVRVSTGYRAGGLSPRTSFLNPFKPERATAYEVGLKTELFDRRLRLNLAGFLTQYRQLQINQFKADAGGATTLTVNAGNVNYSGFEAEFTAIPVNRLTLDGSIGYTHAHFKTFYYRDPLSNDLINVADEARMQQAAKVNAHIGAQYVAPLPFGQLLARVDFSYRGKVYYGSLDRAAQFNHAVKSPPDYNLRARLAVTDIAVGSAKLEVGVWGDNLTNDKNVEYGVDFGSLGFGLVTYKRPRSIGIDTRIGF, from the coding sequence ATGCTTACAGGCAAACACATATGGGCGAGTTTACTGATCAGTCCCGCCATTTTCGTCTTTTCTTCCCCAAGCCATGCGCAAAACGCGGAAGACAGCACGGGAAAGTTGCAGGACATTGTCGTCACCGCACGCCGCACGTCCGAACTGCTGCAAAATACGCCGGTTTCTGTAACAGCTGTGCAAGGGCAGACGCTCGACAGGCTCAACATCATGGACGTTCAGGCCGTCCCGCAGCTGGTCCCCAATATCACCTTGTCGAAAGTGACCGCCAGCCCATCCACTGCGGCGATTTTCATTCGCGGGATAGGGAACACCGAATCGTCGCTCGTTTCGGAACAGGGAGTCGGGATCTATCTGAACGGGATCTATATCGCCCGATCGGCGACAGCCATTTTCGATCTGATCGACGTTGATCGGATCGAGGTGATGCGCGGCCCGCAAGGCACGCTGTTCGGGCGCAATTCCGTCGGTGGCGCGATCCAGCTGGTATCGAAGGTTCCTTCTCAGGACATGCACGGAGAAGTGAAAGTCGGTTACGGCACGAATAACGACTGGTTTTCGCGCGCGCGCCTGGAAACGGGGGAATTCGGGCCATTCCGGGCGGCCATCACTTATATGCATCACCAACGGGATGGTTACGTCAACAACCACCTTACCAAAAAATCGCGCGACCCCGGCTTCCTGAACAGCGATTCCCTGTTCGCATCGCTGCACGGCGACTTCGGCAAGCTGACCGCTGATTACAGTTTCGATTACGACAATCGCCGGGGACAGGGATCGCTGGCTCAGATTGTCGCATCAACGGCAGATTTTTATAACTACTTCAGCCAATCAGAAGCATTGGGCGGTGCCCCGTTCCTGTTCGGTCCGGGGCGGCGCAGCGAAGGGCTGCAGGAAGGCGATATTGACCGGAAAGGCCGCTATCGCACGGATACCCGCGCGACCATACAGGGGCATGCGCTGACTTTGGCTCTGGAAGTCAGCCCTGCCCTGACGCTCAAATCCATCACCGGTTATCGACGCTTCCGGCAGGATCAGGTTGTCAATGTGTCGGGCAATGCGCTGCTGAAGGGGATCGTGTACGATCCCGTTACCGATACGGCATCCATCCAGCCGGTCACGCCCTACAACAACACCGCCGAAGGCCATCACCGCCAGTTCAGTCAGGAACTGCAGGCGCTGGGCCAGATCGGCGACCTTAGCTACGTTCTGGGAGCATACTACTTTCACGAGAAGGCACGCGAAGCGTTATACCAGAAGCTGACGTTCGTACTGCCCGGTGGCGGCGCGGGCGTGAACCTGAACCCGGTTCAGGCCTATGGCGGCACCACGCGCTCCACCGCCGCTTTCGGACAAGTCAGCTGGAAGCCTTCGGCGCTCGACGAACGGCTCGAAGTGACAGGCGGACTACGCTACACGTCGGACAGGAAAACCATCCTGCTCACAGGCGACGTGCCGGATCTCACCGGGCGCAAATCTTTCCACAATCTGTCCTGGCTGGTGTCCGCATCCTACAAGTTCACCCCCGATGTTCTGGGCTATGTCCGGGTATCGACCGGGTATCGCGCCGGTGGCCTCAGCCCACGGACAAGCTTTCTCAACCCGTTCAAGCCCGAACGCGCGACCGCCTACGAAGTGGGCCTCAAGACGGAACTGTTCGATCGCAGACTCCGCCTGAACCTGGCCGGGTTCCTGACGCAGTATCGCCAGTTGCAAATCAATCAGTTCAAGGCCGATGCCGGTGGGGCGACCACGCTCACCGTCAATGCCGGGAACGTCAATTACAGCGGGTTCGAGGCGGAATTTACGGCCATCCCGGTGAACCGTCTGACACTGGATGGTTCGATCGGTTACACCCACGCCCATTTCAAGACGTTCTATTACCGTGATCCGCTCAGCAATGACCTGATCAACGTGGCCGATGAAGCGCGCATGCAGCAGGCCGCCAAAGTGAACGCACATATCGGCGCCCAGTACGTTGCTCCGCTCCCGTTTGGGCAACTGCTGGCCCGGGTCGATTTCAGCTATCGCGGCAAAGTCTATTACGGATCGCTGGACCGGGCCGCGCAGTTCAACCACGCTGTCAAATCGCCGCCGGACTACAACCTCAGGGCGCGTCTCGCGGTCACGGACATCGCGGTCGGCAGCGCCAAGCTGGAAGTGGGCGTGTGGGGTGACAATCTGACCAACGACAAGAATGTCGAATATGGTGTCGACTTCGGTTCGCTGGGGTTTGGCCTCGTCACTTACAAGCGCCCACGCTCCATCGGAATCGATACACGGATCGGGTTCTGA
- a CDS encoding c-type cytochrome — translation MACPRLTFPLRLLCVALPLLFAAQADAAGDDPAIAIGRDIYERALGHDPIAVRFAGGDWMPAAPGHACRSCHGDSGEGGSEGTIVAPALPPLAAKAGDRWSVWLDNALRRHKGLNGQPLNAGMPEYQLSPSDKASLGAYLRALPQVDVPGVSADTVTIGVTSRNAGLSPAGLRMLFAELDKLAVSINGQGGIFGRRIRFSEQSGAIDALLNLVWSRDGTTSEPTLTIQPLENNVTGGPICGALDPAQADRTRTLISWSEKQGMPAAIAGESGEIAGKAIVIPHDYTITSEQMSGASVVYVPAEIAKRWPPAMQAGHVRIFAPGDLAKRTALAATLIDENAANPRDALVAGIYLEGVTLIVDALKDTGRRIRRMGFCDTLRNLSRARQSISIITENDVLVTPVE, via the coding sequence ATGGCTTGCCCGCGCCTGACTTTTCCCCTTCGCCTGCTGTGTGTGGCGCTGCCACTCCTGTTCGCCGCCCAGGCCGATGCAGCAGGCGATGATCCCGCCATTGCCATCGGGCGCGATATCTATGAACGGGCACTTGGGCATGACCCAATCGCCGTGAGATTCGCTGGCGGAGACTGGATGCCCGCCGCACCGGGGCATGCCTGCCGATCCTGCCACGGCGATTCCGGTGAAGGGGGAAGCGAAGGGACGATCGTTGCCCCCGCACTGCCTCCGCTTGCCGCCAAGGCCGGTGATCGCTGGTCCGTCTGGCTGGATAACGCCCTGCGCCGCCACAAGGGGCTGAATGGACAGCCCCTGAATGCCGGAATGCCGGAATACCAGCTTTCGCCATCGGACAAGGCCAGTCTGGGGGCTTATCTGCGTGCCTTGCCGCAAGTGGACGTGCCCGGCGTCAGCGCAGACACCGTCACCATTGGGGTCACATCCCGGAATGCCGGCCTCAGTCCCGCAGGGCTCAGAATGCTCTTTGCGGAACTCGACAAGCTGGCAGTTTCCATCAACGGACAGGGCGGGATATTCGGGCGTCGCATACGTTTTTCCGAACAATCCGGGGCTATTGATGCCTTGCTCAATCTGGTGTGGAGCCGCGACGGCACGACATCGGAGCCCACATTGACCATACAGCCTCTTGAAAACAACGTGACCGGAGGCCCCATTTGCGGCGCTCTCGATCCTGCCCAGGCGGACCGCACGCGCACCCTGATCAGTTGGAGCGAGAAACAGGGAATGCCAGCCGCCATAGCCGGTGAGAGCGGTGAGATTGCGGGAAAAGCGATTGTCATCCCGCACGACTACACGATCACATCAGAGCAAATGTCTGGAGCAAGCGTGGTCTATGTCCCGGCGGAGATCGCCAAACGCTGGCCCCCGGCCATGCAAGCCGGCCATGTGCGGATCTTCGCACCGGGCGACCTCGCGAAACGAACCGCGTTGGCGGCGACCTTGATCGATGAAAATGCCGCCAACCCACGCGATGCTCTGGTCGCAGGCATCTATCTGGAAGGCGTCACCCTCATTGTCGATGCACTGAAAGACACGGGTCGGCGTATTCGCCGAATGGGTTTTTGCGATACATTGCGCAATCTGTCGCGCGCCCGGCAATCGATCTCGATCATTACCGAAAACGACGTCCTCGTCACTCCAGTGGAGTGA
- a CDS encoding peptidoglycan-binding domain-containing protein translates to MATGSPMVSAQQAPVHQFAVEGAGRVSCKQFTALYKDQKSTDYQHVMGFVEGYLTAANRYEPNTFDLTPWHNAVALGLILEKHCGAHPDETLVSTLQRMVTSFRPIRVASFSKLVEVGDDKKRTIVYDAVLKRSQAALRNKGLYQGPEDGIYTPTLREAFKKFQQQKSLPASGLPDPATLWTLLNP, encoded by the coding sequence ATGGCCACAGGTTCTCCGATGGTCAGCGCGCAGCAGGCACCCGTCCATCAATTCGCGGTGGAAGGTGCGGGGCGTGTCAGTTGCAAGCAGTTCACGGCTTTATACAAGGATCAGAAATCTACAGATTATCAGCATGTCATGGGGTTCGTGGAAGGGTACCTGACTGCGGCCAATCGGTACGAACCGAATACCTTTGACCTGACCCCATGGCATAACGCCGTCGCATTGGGGCTCATCCTCGAAAAGCACTGCGGTGCCCATCCCGACGAAACGCTGGTCAGCACATTGCAGCGCATGGTCACCAGCTTCCGCCCGATCCGGGTGGCGAGTTTTTCGAAGTTGGTGGAAGTGGGCGACGACAAGAAGCGCACGATTGTTTACGACGCGGTGCTCAAACGCTCGCAGGCGGCGCTCCGAAACAAGGGACTCTATCAGGGTCCAGAGGACGGAATCTACACGCCCACGCTGCGCGAGGCATTCAAAAAATTCCAGCAACAGAAAAGCCTGCCTGCATCCGGACTGCCGGACCCGGCAACGCTGTGGACCTTGTTGAACCCCTGA
- a CDS encoding C39 family peptidase → MLALIMLALSGCVTAPDQPAPIWLSQTSEGAPIIEKQVTSWKALKFKDIVRQRTDFSCGAAVLATMFNKAFGYETTEQQVLVNMLKIADPDVVREKGFSLLDMKNYVRNVGLDAEGYRLNYDALAKLQAPSIALINIRGYKHFVIVRKVFPDHVAVGDPALGNRLMTRRDFEAAWNGVAFIMMGPSYNPANVLLDPPEPLSAKRLLELHAVLPGAETAEFGFGPAYQFRF, encoded by the coding sequence GTGCTTGCCCTGATCATGCTCGCCCTGTCGGGCTGTGTAACGGCACCCGATCAGCCCGCACCGATATGGCTGAGCCAGACATCCGAAGGTGCGCCGATTATCGAAAAGCAGGTGACCAGCTGGAAAGCGCTCAAGTTCAAAGATATTGTCAGGCAGCGCACTGATTTCAGCTGTGGGGCTGCCGTCCTCGCCACGATGTTCAACAAGGCGTTCGGATACGAGACCACGGAACAGCAAGTTCTCGTCAACATGCTGAAGATCGCCGATCCCGACGTCGTGCGGGAAAAAGGCTTCTCGTTGCTGGATATGAAGAACTACGTCCGCAACGTCGGCCTGGATGCAGAAGGATATCGGCTCAATTACGACGCGCTCGCCAAACTGCAGGCACCATCGATCGCGCTGATCAATATTCGCGGCTACAAACATTTCGTGATCGTGCGGAAAGTCTTTCCCGATCACGTCGCCGTGGGTGATCCGGCGCTGGGTAACCGGCTGATGACACGCCGCGATTTCGAAGCGGCGTGGAATGGCGTTGCCTTCATCATGATGGGGCCAAGTTACAACCCCGCCAATGTACTGCTCGATCCGCCGGAACCCCTGTCCGCCAAGCGGCTGCTGGAACTCCACGCGGTCCTGCCGGGCGCGGAGACCGCCGAATTCGGCTTCGGTCCCGCCTATCAGTTCAGATTTTAG
- a CDS encoding SCO family protein produces MTPPHPGGLTRRSVVTGALAAAFISGVSPSSAMAANAPAARFPVRLRDMMVTDARSRTRFMLLRDLVRDRVAVISFMFTGCSTICPMQGNLLSGAQKRLAREMGETVIFASVSISPLTDTPEALVQFANTYAAGPGWHFLRAGVPETQRFQEGFDGLVPRIEDHPPMIAIGRTSNASWSRLYGTPSPAQIATEVRRWLARA; encoded by the coding sequence ATGACCCCCCCGCACCCGGGCGGCCTTACCCGACGCAGCGTTGTGACAGGCGCGCTGGCCGCCGCGTTCATATCAGGCGTCAGCCCATCCAGCGCCATGGCCGCCAATGCGCCTGCAGCCCGTTTCCCGGTGCGGCTGCGCGACATGATGGTCACCGATGCGCGTTCGCGCACCCGCTTCATGCTGCTGCGCGATCTGGTGCGGGATCGGGTGGCCGTGATCAGTTTCATGTTCACCGGATGCTCCACAATATGCCCGATGCAGGGCAACCTCCTGTCCGGCGCGCAAAAGCGATTGGCCCGCGAGATGGGTGAAACCGTAATCTTCGCCTCCGTCTCGATCTCGCCGCTGACCGATACGCCCGAAGCGCTGGTCCAGTTTGCCAACACCTATGCCGCAGGGCCCGGATGGCATTTCCTGCGCGCTGGCGTGCCCGAAACCCAGCGCTTTCAGGAAGGGTTCGACGGCCTCGTGCCCCGGATCGAAGATCACCCGCCGATGATAGCCATCGGCCGCACCAGCAATGCAAGCTGGAGCAGGCTGTACGGTACCCCTTCCCCCGCACAGATTGCCACAGAAGTGCGCCGATGGCTTGCCCGCGCCTGA
- a CDS encoding helix-turn-helix transcriptional regulator: MDALHSSTTGGPTKGADGDDFSNLPLTVLLDQSIVAVERILTCWSLLDARPRLIIKRNRNLVACCQSTQAIIAAGDFLRLERGRVTTAHEKDFARFATAAAAPTHETITVLLRHGRDDAHMIVRAIAINDDLVCLSLQNASGEHAIRLPDLKIAFRLTQSEARIVQDLCNGLSPQQIAVRNSISIHTVRAHLRRCYDKLNITNREQLWHRLSAYQM, encoded by the coding sequence ATGGATGCACTGCATTCGAGCACCACTGGGGGGCCGACCAAAGGGGCTGATGGGGATGATTTCAGTAATCTTCCGCTCACGGTATTGCTTGATCAGTCGATCGTGGCAGTCGAACGGATTCTGACCTGCTGGTCATTACTGGACGCACGCCCACGTTTGATTATCAAACGGAATCGCAATCTCGTAGCCTGCTGCCAAAGCACGCAAGCCATAATTGCGGCGGGCGATTTCCTCCGGTTGGAGCGTGGACGGGTCACTACGGCTCATGAGAAGGATTTCGCGAGGTTCGCGACTGCGGCGGCGGCACCGACGCATGAAACGATCACCGTGCTCTTGCGACATGGTCGCGACGATGCGCACATGATCGTTCGCGCAATCGCCATCAATGATGATCTGGTTTGCCTGTCGTTACAGAATGCCAGTGGGGAACACGCCATCAGATTGCCCGATCTGAAGATCGCATTCCGTTTGACGCAGAGCGAGGCCCGCATCGTGCAAGATCTTTGCAACGGCCTCTCCCCCCAGCAGATCGCCGTTCGAAACAGTATTTCCATACATACTGTCCGCGCCCACCTGCGGCGATGTTATGACAAGCTGAATATCACCAATCGCGAACAACTCTGGCACCGTTTAAGCGCCTATCAGATGTAA
- a CDS encoding helix-turn-helix transcriptional regulator: protein MALTTTHGQICTATVRVHVYNYQYDGDGPYVRQSPADVLALFAAPPKNAMGSYRRAMETSARVPLGQMMIVPAHTAIQATGDFGEQRLATCTMRRLLPDDFDIDDITRQRACGDLREPNILAGMQRLISEALQPGFASDVLIDGLTRTLQADLARHFSGSASTLHSKMEAVHSALAPWQLRKIESFTSEAQGSPVRVAALANEVGLSPGHLMRAFRQSTGQTVHEFVEQVRVARARALLLDTDKPIKQIADLLGFSSPSSFTLAFRRATGESPARLRRKRSDGFGEPEQ, encoded by the coding sequence ATGGCCCTGACCACCACCCACGGGCAAATCTGCACGGCAACCGTACGCGTGCACGTATACAATTATCAGTACGACGGGGATGGCCCCTATGTGCGGCAATCTCCCGCCGATGTCCTAGCCCTGTTTGCCGCGCCTCCGAAAAATGCGATGGGCAGTTATCGCCGCGCAATGGAAACATCAGCCAGAGTCCCGCTCGGCCAAATGATGATTGTGCCCGCCCACACCGCCATTCAGGCAACCGGAGATTTCGGCGAACAGCGGCTTGCGACATGCACGATGCGGAGGCTCCTGCCAGACGATTTCGACATCGACGACATCACACGGCAACGCGCCTGTGGCGATCTTCGCGAACCCAATATCCTGGCAGGAATGCAGCGACTGATCAGCGAGGCCCTGCAGCCCGGCTTCGCGTCCGACGTGCTCATCGATGGCCTGACCCGAACGCTTCAGGCTGATCTGGCGCGGCATTTTTCGGGCAGCGCATCTACGCTGCATTCCAAAATGGAGGCAGTGCATAGTGCGCTTGCCCCATGGCAATTGCGCAAGATTGAAAGTTTCACCAGCGAAGCGCAAGGATCACCCGTGCGCGTGGCGGCATTGGCCAACGAAGTCGGTCTCAGCCCCGGCCACCTGATGCGGGCCTTTCGCCAGAGCACGGGGCAGACGGTCCATGAATTTGTCGAACAGGTCCGCGTGGCCCGCGCCCGCGCCCTGCTTCTGGATACCGACAAGCCCATAAAACAGATTGCCGATCTCCTCGGCTTTTCCTCACCCAGCAGCTTCACGCTCGCATTTCGCCGCGCGACCGGGGAAAGCCCCGCCCGGCTCAGACGCAAGAGATCGGATGGTTTCGGAGAACCGGAGCAATAA
- a CDS encoding tyrosine-protein phosphatase yields the protein MTFEAKGMRCAAACLVAGWTVSANGLFSDGRAIAAEMCPVTDGIGRLGASFVTADVQHTAKGYVVSWQAIGTTQVVVSLAGRTLTERDKAGWHGAASGRVVIPVRHAGQRPFFRLTPDCGPALVLAERDISSRRLSNLRDAGGYRTAAGDWVRMGAIYRSNALAGLTRADRQALDRLGIRTVIDLRHVQERTVAPDVLPGGAGYVVADVFADASDPQVDVGSLIASGREYDAIVQLNRAMVSSAAARQAYARLFHTLAADGDGAVLFHCTAGKDRTGWGAAVLLTLLGVPRETVYADYLLSNRYREHEIEAGAHGQGTAFVPLERVDAAYLDAAFDEVTRVFGTFDNYLKQGLGLDDRVISDLKTKFLQPGQ from the coding sequence ATGACGTTTGAGGCCAAGGGTATGCGCTGCGCTGCTGCATGCCTCGTGGCGGGCTGGACGGTATCGGCGAACGGCCTCTTTTCTGATGGACGGGCGATCGCTGCGGAAATGTGCCCGGTAACCGACGGGATTGGGAGGCTGGGCGCCTCCTTCGTTACGGCTGATGTCCAGCATACGGCAAAGGGCTATGTCGTCAGTTGGCAGGCCATCGGTACCACGCAGGTGGTCGTGTCGCTGGCAGGCCGCACGTTGACAGAACGGGACAAGGCGGGCTGGCATGGGGCAGCCTCAGGCAGAGTTGTTATTCCCGTTCGGCATGCCGGGCAGCGCCCGTTCTTCCGCCTGACGCCCGACTGCGGGCCTGCCCTTGTGCTGGCGGAACGCGATATTTCGAGCCGTCGCTTGTCCAACTTGCGCGATGCCGGGGGGTATCGCACTGCGGCAGGCGACTGGGTGCGCATGGGGGCAATCTATCGTTCCAATGCCCTGGCGGGGCTTACGCGTGCCGATCGGCAGGCGCTCGATCGCCTGGGTATCCGAACCGTCATCGATTTGCGGCATGTGCAGGAGCGGACAGTCGCGCCTGACGTGCTTCCGGGTGGAGCCGGTTATGTGGTCGCAGATGTCTTTGCAGACGCTTCAGACCCACAAGTCGATGTCGGTTCGTTGATCGCCAGCGGGCGTGAATATGATGCGATTGTTCAGTTGAACCGGGCCATGGTGTCATCGGCTGCCGCACGGCAGGCCTATGCCCGGCTGTTTCATACGCTGGCCGCCGATGGGGATGGAGCGGTCCTGTTCCATTGTACGGCGGGCAAGGATCGCACCGGCTGGGGCGCGGCAGTGCTGCTCACGCTTCTGGGGGTACCGCGCGAAACGGTCTATGCGGACTATCTGCTGAGCAACCGTTACCGGGAACACGAAATTGAGGCTGGCGCTCACGGGCAAGGAACGGCGTTCGTTCCGCTGGAACGCGTCGATGCGGCCTATCTCGACGCCGCCTTTGACGAAGTCACGCGCGTTTTCGGCACTTTCGACAACTATTTGAAGCAGGGGCTCGGGCTCGATGACCGGGTCATTTCCGATCTGAAGACGAAATTTCTGCAGCCAGGACAATGA